A window of Trichoderma atroviride chromosome 3, complete sequence contains these coding sequences:
- a CDS encoding uncharacterized protein (EggNog:ENOG41~TransMembrane:12 (i53-70o102-125i132-150o156-174i186-206o226-243i311-334o346-366i375-396o408-429i441-462o474-493i)) yields the protein MGLSEDEKRVGAPLETHVSGVDDFSSPKDETVRVDIQREHELTVKEVFVKHPALVFWAFYWAMAGVGWGFDAQVNGGMLSVQSFRRDFGYIYQGKAVLPADWLSAFNTVSSVGQFFGGFACSWVADRWGRKAALLMGVAVVAGGILGEMFSSVKGAFLVSKLILGFGLGFYLTLSPLAASECAPVAFRGIATAGVQFGIGTGQLLSNVAIKGFGGWESRWAYRAPFAIQLFFCAFLLVLLPFAPETPWHLARVGKREQATKALRKLYGASVDINAKLATLEATIAEEEASGSEQGSFVQCFKSTNLVRTAISMGVFVCQHFTGIIFVLGFSTYFFELAGLPTEKSFDLGIGVTACGLGGNILSWIIMNSFGRRRIFVSCMCILTAILFLIGIMDVVPTAGAKWVQASLTVVYAFFYYVGLGAMAFAILGETSSTSLRAPTIALATATQAVMGIAFNFAIPYMVNPDEANLKGKVGFIFGGLALIATAWSWFFVPELKGRTFDEIDRMFQAKVPPRKMGSYQLTPY from the exons ATGGGCCTTTCcgaagacgagaagcgcGTCGGCGCCCCGCTCGAGACTCACGTCTCGGGCGTGGACGACTTTAGCAGCCCCAAGGACGAGACGGTGCGCGTCGACATCCAGCGGGAGCACGAGTTGACGGTCAAGGAAGTGTTTGTGAAGCACCCGGCGCTGGTGTTTTGGGCCTTTTACTGGGCCATGGCGGGCGTTGGCTG GGGCTTCGACGCCCAGGTCAACGGCGGCATGCTCTCCGTCCAATCCTTCCGCCGCGACTTTGGCTACATCTACCAGGGCAAGGCCGTGCTGCCCGCCGACTGGCTGTCCGCCTTCAACACCGTCTCGTCCGTCGGCCAGTTCTTCGGCGGCTTCGCCTGCTCGTGGGTCGCCGACCGCTGGGGCCGCAAGGCCGCGCTGCTCATGggcgtcgccgtcgtcgcggGCGGCATCCTGGGCGAGATGTTCTCCAGCGTCAAGGGCGCCTTCCTCGTGTCCAAGCTGATCCTGGGCTTTGGCCTGGGCTTCTACCTGACGCTGTCGCCGCTGGCCGCGTCCGAGTGCGCGCCCGTGGCCTTCCGCGGCATCGCGACGGCGGGCGTGCAGTTTGGCATCGGCACGGGCCAGCTGCTGTCGAACGTGGCCATCAAGGGCTTTGGCGGCTGGGAGAGCCGGTGGGCGTACCGCGCGCCGTTTGccatccagctcttcttctgcgcgttcctgctggtgctgctgccgtttGCGCCCGAGACGCCCTGGCACCTCGCCCGCGTCGGCAAGCGCGAGCAGGCCACGAAGGCGCTGCGCAAGCTGTACGGCGCCAGCGTCGACATCAACGCCAAGCTGGCCACGCTCGAGGCCACCattgccgaggaggaggcgtcGGGCTCGGAGCAGGGCAGCTTCGTGCAGTGCTTCAAGAGCACCAACCTGGTGCGCaccgccatctccatgggcGTCTTTGTGTGCCAGCACTTCACcggcatcatcttcgtcctggGCTTCTCCACCTACTTCTTCGAGCTGGCCGGCCTGCCCACCGAGAAGAGCTTTGATTTGGGCATCGGCGTCACGGCCTGCGGGCTCGGCGGCAACATCCTCAGCTGGATCATCATGAACTCGtttggccgccgccgcatctTTGTGAGCTGCATGTGCATCCTGACggccatcctcttcctcatcggcATCATGGACGTCGTGCCCACCGCCGGCGCAAAGTGGGTGCAGGCGTCGCTGACCGTCGTCTACGCCTTCTTTTATTacgtcggcctcggcgccatggcctttgccatcCTGGGCGAGACGAGCAGCACCTCGCTGCGCGCGCCCACCATTGCCCTCGCCACCGCCACCCAGGCCGTCATGGGCATCGCCTTCAACTTTGCCATCCCCTACATGGTGAACCCGGACGAGGCCAACCTCAAGGGCAAGGTcggcttcatctttggcggcctggCCCTCATTGCCACCGCCTGGAGCTGGTTCTTTGTGCCCGAGCTCAAGGGCCGCACctttgacgagattgacCGCATGTTCCAGGCAAAGGTGCCTCCGCGGAAGATGGGCTCGTACCAGCTCACTCCCTACTAA
- a CDS encoding uncharacterized protein (TransMembrane:1 (o56-74i)) — translation MGDVNGASDSEASWACREADADAEAEAEAMPMPMPALLLPGLRPATSPPPPLTAKLPIVVLVPVLVLLLLLLPAPPGYTRAVARNGDCG, via the coding sequence ATGGGCGACGTCAACGGGGCCAGCGACAGCGAGGCGTCCTGGGCGTGTCGTGAAGCCGACGCCgacgctgaagctgaagctgaagccatgcccatgcccatgccagCGCTACTGCTGCCCGGGCTAAGGCCAGccacgtcgccgccgccgccgttgacGGCGAAGCTACCTATAGTCGTGCTCGTGCCCGtgctcgtgctgctgctgctgctgctgccggcgcCGCCAGGATACACCAGGGCCGTAGCGAGGAACGGCGACTGCGGCTGA
- a CDS encoding uncharacterized protein (EggNog:ENOG41): MPCPSLALEPLGPGGSSGIASSPGAGAAAPQPALAPPGPGSGSGSAFAGHQQRLPPLRAGGFDLHGVKHADDDGVTISSLLPQRVDHILQWPIFHNSGSHHHSPASYRAPPDAIATPPSGSASLAGLIDMDSHRIYRLLDNFFLHIHCKNPILDEVLARRMVLNAFLDGIDWSPASCLALIICALGCIATPFGPSGETKLGTQTYNDSQIFFQAAQKRIGILLVRSDIVGAQCLFLSGIYLMMVFQPVYAWRFFSQALAACQHFPFLARAQNLSASLDSMEMGRQDTQEQAVYWSAWKSERELRQELDLPDFDILHAGSTLYPPFFPAPPVAPAESPDGPDSETQRARAAWLFYLAEISLRRLTSRLSREVLDLRQKYASDAVLLDMLLDMMPEYEAQIGEWSESLPADLSIHTPVDEDGICRSVLRGRMINLFEQLYWPFVMASISAHVARRAVKPAVADFAKRGLETHMLQVRVNKPGFHHRHHGSMFMIRACTRSALVLLAAARAGCAMPTDWEDSVYKTVGMLAYWEDEDRDLIHWRATLERELSLTRHE; this comes from the coding sequence ATGCCGTGCCCATccctggcgctggagccTCTGGGTCCGGGGGGATCGTCCGGGATCGCCTCCTCCCCCGGTGCGGGTGCGGCGGCGCCACAGCCGGCTCTGGCGCCTCCCGGCCccggctccggctccggctccgCGTTCGCCGgccaccagcagcgcttGCCCCCGCTGAGGGCCGGCGGCTTCGACCTACACGGCGTCAAGcacgccgacgacgacggcgtcaCCATCAGCAGCCTGCTGCCCCAGCGTGTGGATCACATCCTGCAGTGGCCAATCTTCCACAATTCCGGGTCCCACCACCACTCGCCAGCCTCTTATCGCGCCCCTCCCGATGCCATCGCGACGCCGCCCTCGGGATCGGCCTCGCTGGCCGGCCTCATCGACATGGACTCGCACCGCATCTACCGCCTGCTGGACAACTTCTTCCTGCACATCCACTGCAAGAACCCGATCCTGGACGAGGTGCTGGCCCGCCGCATGGTTCTAAACGCCTTtctcgacggcatcgactGGTCGCCCGCCTCGTGCCTGGCCCTCATCATCTGCGCCCTCGGCTGCATCGCCACGCCCTTTGGCCCCAGCGGCGAGACCAAGCTGGGCACGCAGACGTACAATGACTCGCAAATCTTCTTCCAGGCGGCGCAGAAGCGCATCGGCATCCTGCTGGTGCGCTCCGACATTGTGGGCGCGCAGTGCCTGTTCCTGTCGGGCATCTACCTCATGATGGTCTTCCAGCCCGTCTACGCctggcgcttcttctcccaggcCCTGGCCGCGTGCCAGCACTTCCCCTTCCTCGCCCGCGCCCAGAACCTCAGCGCCTCGCTCGACTCCATGGAGATGGGCCGCCAGGACACGCAGGAGCAGGCCGTCTACTGGTCCGCCTGGAAGTCGGAGCGCGAGCTGCGCCAGGAGCTGGACCTGCCCGACTTTGACATCCTGCACGCCGGCAGCACGCTGTACCCGCCCTTCTTCCCCGCGCCGCCCGTGGCCCCGGCCGAGTCGCCGGACGGGCCCGACTCGGAGACGCAGCGCGCCCGCGCCGCCTGGCTCTTCTACCTGGCCGAGATTTCGCTGCGCCGCCTGACCAGCCGCCTGTCGCGCGAGGTGCTGGACCTGCGCCAAAAGTACGCCTCGGACGCGGTGCTGCTCGACATGCTGCTCGACATGATGCCCGAGTACGAGGCCCAGATCGGCGAGTGGTCCGAGAGCCTGCCGGCCGACCTGTCCATCCACACGCCCGTCGACGAGGACGGCATCTGCCGCTCCGTGCTGCGCGGCCGCATGATCAACCTCTTTGAGCAGCTCTACTGGCCCTTTGTcatggccagcatcagcgccCACGTCGCCCGCCGCGCCGTCAAGCCCGCTGTCGCCGACTTCGCCAAGCGCGGGCTCGAGACGCACATGCTGCAGGTGCGCGTCAACAAGCCCGGcttccaccaccgccaccacgGCAGCATGTTCATGATCCGCGCCTGCACGCGCAgcgcgctggtgctgctggccgcgGCGAGGGCCGGGTGCGCCATGCCCACGGACTGGGAGGACTCGGTGTACAAGACGGTGGGCATGCTGGCCTACTGGGAGGACGAGGACAGGGACTTGATACACTGGCGGGCGACGCTGGAGCGGGAGCTTTCCCTGACGCGGCATGAATGA